Proteins encoded within one genomic window of Streptomyces taklimakanensis:
- a CDS encoding GntR family transcriptional regulator, protein MGDSRPVYQRIADDLRQQIDEGLLAVGTRIPSRSELKRTYAASDQTVDRAVRVLKAAGYAEGQFGRGVFVTDRSPIGSLLRTGETVDSPFAARISTGGSSTPLLWEATSTTAAAPPRVAERLGISTGDRVMCTQYEYLAGRRPLQLATSWEPLALTEGTDVVFPERGPYARRGVRERFAAIGVRVTGATELVGSRPATSLESETLGCSPGQCVTVIERTHHTADGRAVETSDIVIRADRWRLEYRIPFPG, encoded by the coding sequence ATGGGCGACAGCAGACCGGTCTACCAACGGATCGCCGACGACCTGCGGCAGCAGATCGACGAAGGACTCCTGGCCGTGGGCACCCGGATACCGTCGCGCTCGGAGCTGAAGCGCACCTACGCCGCCAGCGACCAGACCGTGGACCGGGCGGTACGCGTCCTGAAGGCCGCCGGATACGCGGAGGGCCAGTTCGGGCGCGGGGTGTTCGTCACCGACCGCAGCCCCATCGGGAGCCTGCTGCGCACCGGGGAGACGGTGGACTCCCCGTTCGCGGCCCGGATCAGCACCGGCGGGTCGTCGACGCCGCTGCTGTGGGAGGCCACCTCCACCACCGCGGCGGCCCCGCCGCGTGTCGCCGAGCGGCTGGGGATATCCACCGGTGACCGCGTGATGTGCACGCAGTACGAGTACCTGGCCGGCCGCCGCCCGCTCCAGCTCGCCACCAGCTGGGAACCGTTGGCGCTCACCGAGGGAACCGACGTCGTCTTCCCCGAGCGCGGCCCGTACGCCCGGCGCGGGGTGCGCGAACGGTTCGCGGCCATCGGGGTGCGGGTGACGGGGGCGACCGAGCTGGTCGGCTCACGCCCGGCGACCTCGCTGGAGTCGGAGACCCTGGGCTGCTCCCCGGGGCAGTGCGTGACGGTCATCGAGCGCACGCACCACACGGCGGACGGCCGGGCCGTGGAGACCTCGGACATCGTGATACGGGCGGACCGCTGGCGGCTGGAGTACCGCATCCCCTTCCCCGGCTGA
- a CDS encoding SIR2 family NAD-dependent protein deacylase → MSTHGTEQGYRRRPLVAILSGAGVSTDSGIPDYRGPNGVWRKDPEAEKLVTHSYYMADPEIRRRSWRMRLDGEVLRAGPNAAHEAVVRLERSGVPVRVITQNVDGLHQAAGMPDRKVLELHGTARAVVCTRCHTRSGMDEALERVRAGVADPACHRCGGILKPATVMFGEALDPMVLGEAMGIAKACEVFVAVGTSLQVQPAASLAGIAAEHGARLVIVNAEPTPYDPLAERVIHEPIGRALPALLEELAGADPKD, encoded by the coding sequence ATGAGCACCCACGGCACGGAGCAGGGGTACCGGCGGCGTCCGCTGGTGGCGATCCTCAGCGGCGCGGGCGTCTCCACCGACTCCGGGATCCCCGACTACCGGGGTCCGAACGGGGTGTGGCGCAAGGACCCCGAGGCCGAGAAGCTCGTCACCCACTCGTACTACATGGCGGACCCGGAGATCCGCCGCCGTTCCTGGCGGATGCGGCTGGACGGGGAGGTGCTGCGGGCCGGTCCCAACGCCGCGCACGAGGCGGTGGTGCGGCTGGAGCGGTCCGGGGTGCCGGTGCGGGTGATCACGCAGAACGTGGACGGGCTGCACCAGGCGGCCGGGATGCCCGACCGGAAGGTGCTGGAGCTGCACGGCACCGCGCGGGCCGTGGTCTGCACCCGGTGCCACACCCGTTCGGGCATGGACGAGGCGCTGGAGCGGGTGCGGGCCGGGGTCGCGGACCCGGCGTGCCACCGGTGCGGCGGCATCCTGAAACCGGCCACCGTGATGTTCGGCGAGGCGCTGGACCCGATGGTGCTCGGCGAGGCGATGGGCATCGCCAAGGCCTGCGAGGTGTTCGTCGCGGTGGGCACCAGCCTCCAGGTGCAGCCCGCCGCCTCGTTGGCGGGGATCGCCGCCGAGCACGGAGCGCGCCTGGTGATCGTCAACGCCGAGCCGACGCCGTACGACCCGCTGGCCGAGCGGGTGATCCACGAGCCGATCGGTCGGGCGCTGCCCGCGCTGCTGGAGGAGCTGGCCGGGGCGGACCCGAAGGACTGA
- a CDS encoding inositol monophosphatase family protein, whose translation MINDALVTGVEEAVRKAAATEVMPRWRQLAADEVTEKTGPHDLVTIADRRAEEQLAAALTALLPGSAVVGEEAVHANPAAYRAVEGEAPVWIVDPVDGTRQFVRGEAGFCTLVALAHHGEVLASWTYAPARDELAVALRGGGARLNGETLRSGVPGADATLEVAHSHPDFTTDEQKRALLGLRTEGVAPRPCGSAGLEYLNVARGELDAVAFSWESAWDHAAGLLLVAEAGGDHATLTGEPFRLAGGNALPFTAARDTATVRRILSLLAVAG comes from the coding sequence ATGATCAATGACGCGTTGGTGACGGGTGTCGAGGAGGCGGTCCGCAAGGCCGCCGCCACCGAGGTCATGCCCCGCTGGCGGCAGTTGGCGGCGGACGAGGTCACGGAGAAGACGGGACCGCACGATCTGGTCACCATCGCCGACCGGCGCGCCGAGGAGCAGCTGGCGGCCGCCCTGACCGCGCTGCTGCCCGGTTCGGCCGTCGTCGGCGAGGAGGCGGTGCACGCCAACCCCGCGGCGTACCGGGCGGTGGAGGGCGAGGCCCCGGTGTGGATCGTGGACCCGGTCGACGGCACCCGCCAGTTCGTGCGCGGCGAGGCGGGCTTCTGCACCCTGGTGGCCCTCGCCCACCACGGCGAGGTGCTGGCGTCCTGGACGTACGCCCCCGCCCGTGACGAGCTGGCCGTCGCCCTGCGCGGCGGCGGCGCGCGCCTCAACGGCGAGACGCTCCGCTCCGGCGTGCCCGGAGCGGACGCGACGCTGGAGGTGGCGCACTCCCACCCGGACTTCACCACCGACGAACAGAAGCGGGCCCTGCTCGGCCTGCGCACGGAGGGGGTCGCGCCCCGGCCGTGCGGCTCGGCCGGGCTGGAGTACCTGAACGTGGCGCGCGGCGAGCTGGACGCCGTCGCCTTCTCCTGGGAGAGCGCCTGGGACCACGCCGCCGGCCTGCTGCTGGTGGCCGAGGCGGGTGGCGACCACGCCACCCTCACCGGGGAGCCGTTCCGCCTGGCGGGCGGCAACGCCCTGCCGTTCACCGCGGCCCGGGACACGGCGACGGTGCGTCGTATCCTCTCCCTGCTGGCCGTCGCCGGCTGA
- a CDS encoding phytoene desaturase family protein, producing the protein MRDVVVVGAGPNGLTAAVELARRGMSVELFEAMGTVGGGARTEELTLPGFRHDPCSAVHPLGVGSPAFSAMPLTERYGLEWLHPELPLAHPFPDGTAGTLARSAAETAASLGPRDAGTYRRLVAPFLGRWATLVGDFFKVPWDGLPRDPVTLARFGLPALQPVDWLVRRFRDDRARALMFGLAAHAIGPTTSPATGGIALVFALAAHEVGWPVPRGGSQSLSDALAAYLRDLGGAVHTGVEVKRLDELPPARAYVFDTSPTALAGIAGLGDAYRHFRYGPGVFKIDYALDGPVPWTSEAARRAGTVHLGPSSGEIAAALRAAAVEGRQPDPPFLITAQPTLVDPGRAPEGKHVFWVYGHVPRGWSGDATEEIERQIERFAPGFRDRVLARATAGPPELAVRNANYVGGDIACGAFSGLQTLLRPKLARVPYATAHPAVFLCSSATWPGPGVHGMSGHNAAKAVWRRLRATG; encoded by the coding sequence ATGCGTGACGTGGTCGTGGTGGGAGCCGGGCCGAACGGACTGACCGCCGCCGTCGAACTGGCTCGGCGCGGCATGTCCGTCGAGCTGTTCGAGGCGATGGGGACGGTGGGGGGAGGGGCCCGCACCGAGGAGCTGACCCTCCCCGGCTTCCGACACGACCCCTGCTCGGCCGTCCACCCGCTGGGCGTCGGCTCGCCCGCCTTCTCCGCCATGCCGCTGACCGAGCGGTACGGACTGGAGTGGCTCCACCCGGAGCTGCCGCTGGCCCACCCCTTCCCCGACGGCACCGCCGGGACGCTGGCCCGCTCGGCGGCCGAGACGGCCGCCTCCCTCGGGCCGCGCGACGCCGGCACGTACCGCCGGCTGGTGGCGCCGTTCCTCGGCCGCTGGGCGACGCTGGTCGGCGACTTCTTCAAGGTGCCCTGGGACGGGCTGCCGCGCGACCCGGTCACCCTGGCGCGCTTCGGGCTGCCGGCCCTCCAGCCGGTGGACTGGCTGGTGCGGCGCTTCCGCGACGACAGGGCCCGCGCCCTGATGTTCGGGCTGGCCGCCCACGCCATCGGACCGACCACCTCGCCCGCCACCGGCGGCATCGCGCTGGTCTTCGCGCTGGCCGCGCACGAGGTCGGCTGGCCGGTGCCGCGCGGCGGCTCGCAGTCGCTCTCCGACGCGCTCGCCGCCTACCTGCGCGACCTGGGCGGAGCCGTCCACACCGGGGTGGAGGTCAAGCGGCTGGACGAACTGCCGCCCGCCCGCGCCTACGTCTTCGACACCTCGCCCACCGCCCTGGCCGGGATCGCCGGACTGGGCGACGCCTACCGGCACTTCCGCTACGGTCCCGGCGTCTTCAAGATCGACTACGCTCTGGACGGTCCCGTCCCGTGGACCTCCGAGGCCGCCCGCCGGGCCGGGACGGTCCACCTCGGCCCCTCCAGCGGCGAGATCGCCGCCGCCCTGCGGGCCGCCGCCGTCGAGGGCCGGCAGCCCGATCCCCCCTTCCTGATCACCGCCCAGCCCACGCTGGTGGACCCGGGCCGGGCCCCGGAGGGCAAGCACGTCTTCTGGGTGTACGGCCATGTGCCGCGCGGTTGGAGCGGGGACGCCACCGAGGAGATCGAGCGGCAGATCGAGCGCTTCGCGCCCGGCTTCCGGGACCGGGTGCTGGCCCGGGCCACGGCGGGCCCGCCCGAGCTGGCGGTCCGCAACGCCAACTACGTCGGCGGCGACATCGCCTGCGGCGCCTTCAGCGGGCTCCAGACGCTGCTGCGCCCCAAGCTCGCCCGCGTTCCGTACGCCACCGCCCACCCGGCCGTCTTCCTGTGCTCCTCGGCCACCTGGCCGGGGCCCGGGGTGCACGGCATGTCGGGGCACAACGCGGCCAAGGCGGTCTGGCGCCGGTTGCGCGCCACGGGCTGA
- a CDS encoding Clp protease N-terminal domain-containing protein: protein MFERFTRQARATVVRAQEEARRLGHDRIGTEHLLIGVLRHPTEPGAATLVRLGTDDEAVRAAAARLVAGGGDGIDEEDADALRALGIDVAEVRRRAEEAFGPGALDRAPEPPEERRRVRRILPFRGGGRGRRRERGHIPFTPRAKKALESALREALALKDRHIGVEHLVLGLLRSDDRLTRDLFARLDLDPRTTRAHVLADLRRAA, encoded by the coding sequence ATGTTCGAGCGATTCACCCGGCAGGCCCGCGCCACGGTGGTGCGGGCACAGGAGGAGGCCCGACGGCTCGGGCACGACCGGATCGGCACCGAGCACCTGCTGATCGGCGTGCTGCGGCACCCGACGGAACCGGGCGCGGCCACACTGGTCCGGCTGGGCACCGACGACGAGGCGGTCCGCGCGGCCGCGGCCCGACTGGTGGCCGGCGGCGGGGACGGCATCGACGAGGAGGACGCCGACGCGCTGCGGGCACTGGGCATCGACGTGGCGGAGGTCCGCCGACGTGCCGAGGAGGCGTTCGGCCCCGGCGCGCTGGACCGCGCCCCGGAGCCGCCGGAAGAGCGGCGGAGGGTGCGACGGATCCTGCCCTTCCGCGGCGGCGGCCGGGGCCGGCGCCGCGAACGGGGCCACATCCCGTTCACCCCGCGCGCCAAGAAGGCACTGGAGTCGGCGCTGCGCGAGGCGCTCGCCCTGAAGGACCGTCACATCGGCGTGGAACACCTCGTGCTGGGGTTGCTGCGCTCCGACGACCGGCTCACCCGCGACCTGTTCGCCCGGCTCGACCTGGACCCGCGGACCACGCGCGCCCACGTCCTCGCGGACCTGCGCCGCGCGGCGTGA
- a CDS encoding type II toxin-antitoxin system VapB family antitoxin gives MAKVEITLDAELVVEVMVLSGVGNPRDAVEAVVRDYIARGHRTEARAGETDARLREIAGEPKIEEG, from the coding sequence GTGGCGAAGGTGGAGATCACGCTCGACGCGGAGTTGGTCGTCGAGGTCATGGTGCTGAGCGGGGTCGGCAACCCGCGCGACGCCGTCGAGGCGGTCGTGCGCGACTACATCGCCCGCGGACACCGCACGGAGGCGCGCGCGGGCGAGACGGACGCGCGGCTGCGGGAGATCGCGGGCGAGCCCAAGATCGAGGAGGGCTGA
- a CDS encoding BCCT family transporter, with the protein MSTDVTTPPQEPAPQRPREDPPPDTKVIAIGVTAVLAVVAWAAIGTDNFSSVSTTALGWVLDNFGWLFSLAANLFLVLCAFFAISRFGRIRLGKDSDEPEFGNLAWIAMMFSAGMGIGLMFYGVGEPLTYYVTPPPFGDIESGSGAAERTALEYSFFHWTLHPWAIYGVAGLALAYVTFRKGRGNRISSVFVPLLGERRANGWPGRVIDLLAVFATVFGTATSLGLGALQVAKGLNLTVGWDDSRELQLLIILVLSAAFVVSAFSGIHRGIKWLSNMNVGLAALLMLFVFLLGPTVFILDAIPAGVGAYLQDLVTLSSRTGAFGDKDWLGTWTIFYWAWWLSWAPFVGTFIARISRGRTIREFLIGVLLVPSGATVVWFCVMGGSAMRLDATGEADMAGKLTDGVEASLFGLLDALPLGAVTSVIAMVLVMTYFITSADSASLVMGSLTSGGALHPRSWLVVTWGVLMAAVAAVLLVAGGLDGLKTGTILVALPFVLVMLTLCWALFKELREDPGAGPARHHPLHGMREAVRAMVGEAIDERTSRHPKLRRVAETASRDKGGEEPDKR; encoded by the coding sequence ATGAGCACCGATGTGACCACACCTCCCCAGGAACCAGCCCCTCAGCGACCACGCGAGGACCCGCCGCCGGACACCAAGGTCATCGCCATCGGCGTGACCGCGGTGCTGGCCGTGGTCGCCTGGGCGGCGATCGGGACGGACAACTTCTCCTCGGTGTCCACCACCGCGTTGGGCTGGGTACTGGACAACTTCGGCTGGCTGTTCTCGCTGGCGGCCAACCTCTTCCTGGTGCTGTGCGCGTTCTTCGCGATCAGCCGCTTCGGTAGGATCAGGCTCGGCAAGGACAGCGACGAGCCGGAGTTCGGCAACCTGGCGTGGATCGCGATGATGTTCAGCGCCGGCATGGGCATCGGTCTGATGTTCTACGGTGTCGGCGAGCCGCTGACGTACTACGTCACCCCGCCGCCCTTCGGCGACATCGAGAGCGGTTCCGGCGCGGCCGAACGCACGGCGCTGGAGTACTCCTTCTTCCACTGGACGCTGCACCCCTGGGCCATCTACGGTGTGGCCGGCCTGGCCCTGGCGTACGTCACCTTCCGCAAGGGGCGCGGCAACCGCATCAGCTCGGTCTTCGTCCCGCTGCTGGGCGAGCGCCGCGCGAACGGTTGGCCGGGGCGCGTCATCGACCTGCTGGCCGTCTTCGCCACGGTGTTCGGCACGGCGACCAGCCTGGGGCTGGGCGCCCTCCAGGTGGCCAAGGGCCTCAACCTGACGGTCGGCTGGGACGACTCCCGGGAACTGCAACTGCTCATCATCCTGGTGCTGTCGGCCGCGTTCGTCGTCTCCGCGTTCTCCGGCATCCACCGGGGCATCAAGTGGCTCAGCAACATGAACGTCGGGCTCGCCGCGCTGCTGATGCTCTTCGTCTTCCTGCTGGGCCCGACGGTGTTCATCCTGGACGCGATCCCGGCCGGCGTCGGCGCCTACCTCCAGGACCTGGTCACGCTCTCCTCGCGGACGGGCGCCTTCGGCGACAAGGACTGGCTGGGCACCTGGACGATCTTCTACTGGGCGTGGTGGCTGTCGTGGGCCCCGTTCGTGGGCACCTTCATCGCCCGCATCTCCCGGGGCCGCACCATCCGCGAGTTCCTGATCGGCGTGCTGCTGGTGCCCAGCGGCGCGACGGTCGTCTGGTTCTGCGTGATGGGCGGCAGCGCCATGCGGCTGGACGCCACCGGTGAGGCGGACATGGCCGGCAAGCTGACGGACGGCGTGGAGGCCTCGCTGTTCGGGCTGTTGGACGCGCTGCCGCTGGGCGCGGTCACCTCGGTGATCGCGATGGTCCTGGTGATGACCTACTTCATCACCAGCGCCGACTCCGCCTCCCTGGTGATGGGTTCGCTGACTTCCGGCGGCGCCCTGCATCCGCGCAGCTGGCTGGTGGTCACCTGGGGCGTGCTGATGGCGGCGGTGGCCGCCGTGCTGCTGGTGGCCGGCGGTCTGGACGGCCTGAAGACGGGGACGATCCTGGTCGCCCTGCCCTTCGTCCTGGTGATGTTGACGTTGTGCTGGGCGCTGTTCAAGGAGCTGCGCGAGGACCCGGGCGCCGGACCGGCCCGCCACCACCCGCTGCACGGGATGCGCGAGGCCGTCCGGGCGATGGTCGGCGAGGCCATCGACGAGCGGACCTCTCGTCACCCGAAGCTGCGCCGGGTCGCGGAGACGGCCTCGCGGGACAAGGGCGGCGAGGAGCCCGACAAGCGTTGA
- a CDS encoding glycerate kinase → MLIAADKFKGSLTAVEVAEHVTAGLRRARPRTEVEALPVADGGDGTVAAAVAAGFALRQTAVTGPLGKAVTASYALRDGTAVVEMAQASGLQKLPAGVFAPLSAGTYGTGELIRAALDAGARTVVLGVGGSAGTDGGAGMLTALGARLLDADGEPVGSGGGGLRRLATADLTGLDPRLADTEIVLASDVDNPLTGPTGAAAVYGPQKGASEEDVATLDAALAHYVAVLAAAVGPRAAASARRPGAGAAGGVGYGALVGLGASFRPGIEVLLEVLGFEEAVARADLVITGEGSLDAQTLHGKAPAGVAAAARRAGRRTVAVCGRLEVDREALRKVGIEAAYALTDLEPDPAVCMAQAGPLLERAAERLAAAHLGEPTTP, encoded by the coding sequence GTGCTGATCGCCGCGGACAAGTTCAAGGGCTCCCTCACCGCGGTGGAGGTCGCCGAGCACGTCACCGCCGGGCTCCGCCGGGCCCGACCCCGGACGGAGGTGGAGGCCCTGCCCGTGGCGGACGGCGGCGACGGCACCGTGGCGGCGGCGGTCGCCGCCGGCTTCGCGCTGCGCCAAACGGCGGTCACCGGCCCGCTGGGCAAGGCGGTCACCGCCTCCTACGCGCTGCGCGACGGCACCGCCGTGGTGGAGATGGCCCAGGCCTCCGGCCTCCAGAAGCTGCCCGCCGGGGTCTTCGCCCCCCTGTCGGCCGGCACCTACGGCACCGGGGAGCTGATCCGGGCCGCCCTCGACGCGGGTGCCCGCACCGTCGTCCTCGGGGTCGGCGGTTCGGCCGGCACCGACGGCGGCGCGGGCATGCTCACCGCGCTCGGCGCCCGGCTGCTGGACGCGGACGGCGAGCCCGTCGGCTCCGGCGGCGGTGGGCTGCGGCGCCTGGCGACGGCGGACCTCACCGGGCTGGATCCACGGCTGGCCGACACCGAGATCGTCCTGGCCTCCGACGTGGACAACCCGCTCACCGGGCCGACGGGCGCGGCCGCCGTCTACGGCCCCCAGAAGGGCGCGAGCGAGGAGGACGTCGCCACCCTGGACGCCGCCCTCGCCCACTACGTCGCCGTGCTGGCGGCGGCCGTCGGCCCGCGCGCCGCCGCCAGCGCGCGCCGGCCGGGGGCGGGTGCGGCGGGCGGCGTCGGCTACGGCGCCCTGGTCGGCCTGGGAGCCTCCTTCCGCCCCGGCATCGAGGTGCTGCTGGAGGTACTGGGCTTCGAGGAGGCCGTGGCCCGAGCCGACCTGGTGATCACCGGCGAGGGCTCGCTGGACGCCCAGACCCTCCACGGCAAGGCCCCCGCCGGGGTGGCCGCCGCCGCCCGCCGGGCCGGACGCCGCACGGTCGCGGTGTGCGGGCGACTGGAGGTCGACCGCGAGGCGCTGCGGAAGGTCGGGATCGAGGCGGCCTACGCGCTCACCGACCTGGAACCGGACCCGGCCGTCTGCATGGCCCAGGCCGGCCCGCTGCTGGAGCGGGCCGCCGAACGGCTGGCCGCCGCACACCTGGGGGAGCCGACGACGCCGTAG
- a CDS encoding ABC transporter ATP-binding protein, with protein MTAASLEVREVSVGYGPVRALHRVSVDVPEGAVVAVLGGNGAGKTTLLRAISRTLRFHGGTIGAGTIAFAGQRLDGLTPDRVVAAGVVQVPEGRQVFARMTVADNLRVGALGARGGHGGRRAAAETRDRVHELFPVLAKRARQRAGLLSGGEQQMLAMGRALMARPRLLLLDEPSLGLAPLMADRIAETVREINARGTSVLLVEQNAAIALRLASSAVVLEVGEVALAGPADELAASDEVRRRYLGVADGTDTDTDTGTDTDAGAAEPFAATARPRPVLRRWSA; from the coding sequence ATGACGGCCGCTTCGCTGGAGGTCCGGGAGGTGTCCGTGGGCTACGGCCCGGTACGGGCGCTGCACCGGGTCTCCGTGGACGTACCCGAGGGCGCGGTGGTCGCCGTCCTCGGCGGCAACGGCGCCGGCAAGACCACCTTGCTGCGCGCCATCTCGCGGACCCTGCGCTTCCACGGAGGGACGATCGGCGCCGGCACGATCGCCTTCGCCGGGCAGCGCCTGGACGGGCTCACCCCCGACCGGGTGGTGGCCGCCGGAGTGGTGCAGGTCCCCGAGGGGCGGCAGGTGTTCGCCCGGATGACCGTGGCCGACAACCTCCGCGTCGGCGCCCTGGGCGCGCGCGGCGGGCACGGGGGCCGCCGCGCGGCGGCCGAGACCCGCGACCGGGTGCACGAACTGTTCCCGGTGCTGGCGAAGCGGGCGCGCCAACGGGCCGGTCTGCTCTCCGGCGGCGAACAGCAGATGCTGGCCATGGGGCGCGCCCTGATGGCCCGCCCCAGGCTGCTGCTCCTGGACGAGCCCTCGCTCGGGCTGGCCCCGTTGATGGCCGACCGCATCGCCGAGACCGTGCGCGAGATCAACGCCCGGGGAACCTCGGTGCTGCTGGTCGAGCAGAACGCGGCCATCGCGCTGCGGCTGGCCTCCTCGGCGGTCGTGCTGGAGGTGGGCGAGGTCGCCCTGGCCGGTCCGGCGGACGAACTCGCCGCCTCCGACGAGGTGCGCCGCCGCTACCTGGGCGTCGCCGACGGCACCGACACCGACACCGACACCGGAACCGACACCGACGCCGGCGCCGCGGAACCCTTCGCCGCCACCGCCCGTCCCCGGCCCGTCCTGCGCAGGTGGTCGGCATGA
- a CDS encoding ABC transporter ATP-binding protein — protein sequence MTSSPPETAPRTAASDVPRLRVRDLTVRFAGLTALDGVSFTVEPGSVHAVIGPNGAGKSTTFNVLSGVHRATSGSVRLGDAELTGLPPHRIAALGVARTFQNLALSAHTTVFDSLMLGRHRLTRTGFLSAGLHLPGAAREAARHRERVREIAAFTGLEDHLDRPAGSLPYGLQKLVELGRALCTEPRLLLLDEPVAGMTAPERRRTAEVVAAVREGLGISIVLVEHDMAVVMRLADAVTVLDFGRRIADGPPEVVQRDPAVVRAYLGQEATA from the coding sequence ATGACCTCCTCGCCCCCCGAGACGGCCCCCCGGACCGCCGCGTCCGACGTCCCGCGGCTCCGGGTGCGCGACCTGACCGTCCGCTTCGCCGGCCTCACGGCCCTGGACGGTGTCTCCTTCACCGTCGAGCCGGGCAGCGTGCACGCGGTCATCGGCCCCAACGGCGCGGGCAAGTCCACCACCTTCAACGTCCTGTCCGGTGTCCACCGGGCGACCTCGGGCAGCGTCCGCCTCGGCGACGCCGAGCTGACCGGGCTGCCCCCGCACCGCATCGCCGCCCTGGGAGTGGCCCGCACCTTCCAGAACCTCGCGCTCTCCGCGCACACCACGGTCTTCGACAGCCTGATGCTGGGACGCCACCGGCTGACCCGCACCGGCTTCCTCTCCGCCGGGCTCCACCTGCCCGGCGCCGCCCGCGAGGCGGCCCGGCACCGCGAACGGGTCCGGGAGATCGCCGCCTTCACCGGGCTGGAGGACCATCTGGACCGGCCCGCCGGGTCACTGCCCTACGGGCTCCAGAAGCTCGTGGAACTCGGCCGCGCGCTGTGCACGGAACCCCGGTTGCTGCTGCTCGACGAGCCGGTGGCCGGCATGACCGCCCCCGAACGGCGCCGCACCGCCGAGGTCGTCGCGGCCGTCCGCGAGGGGCTGGGCATCTCGATCGTCCTGGTGGAGCACGACATGGCGGTGGTGATGCGGCTCGCCGACGCGGTGACCGTCCTGGACTTCGGCCGCAGGATCGCCGACGGCCCGCCCGAGGTGGTGCAGCGCGACCCGGCGGTCGTCCGCGCCTACCTCGGACAGGAGGCGACGGCATGA
- a CDS encoding branched-chain amino acid ABC transporter permease, translating to MTTFLELLLSGVSIGSVYALIALGFVVVFRATEVVNFAHASLLLVGGYLTAVLADGIGFVPALLAGAAGAAAVGALVEFAVIRRYRGHDHGVLAIVTIGVDIVLLTELTRLIGTRVYPMGDPWGDAVLTIGGLSVPQTRVAAFVTAGLVIAVFLTAFRLTSWGVATRAAAEHPETAALMGVRLGRVSTSAWAVAGALAAVAALFLAVFPTPGLERGTATAALKAFPAAILGGLDSTTGALVGGLVVGVTQSLATGYQSDLTFLGRGIGDLAPYLVMLLVLLVRPAGLFGTRELSRV from the coding sequence ATGACGACCTTCCTCGAACTGCTGTTGAGCGGCGTGTCCATCGGCTCGGTCTACGCGCTGATCGCCCTGGGTTTCGTGGTCGTCTTCCGGGCGACCGAGGTGGTGAACTTCGCCCACGCCTCCCTGCTGTTGGTCGGCGGCTACCTCACGGCCGTGCTGGCGGACGGCATCGGCTTCGTCCCCGCCCTGCTGGCGGGCGCCGCGGGCGCGGCCGCGGTGGGCGCGCTGGTGGAGTTCGCCGTGATCCGTCGCTACCGGGGCCACGACCACGGCGTGTTGGCCATCGTCACCATCGGCGTCGACATCGTCCTGCTCACCGAGCTGACCCGGCTGATCGGGACCCGCGTGTACCCCATGGGCGATCCGTGGGGGGACGCGGTGCTCACCATCGGCGGGCTCAGCGTCCCGCAGACCAGGGTGGCCGCGTTCGTCACCGCCGGGCTGGTCATCGCCGTCTTCCTGACGGCCTTCCGCCTCACCTCCTGGGGCGTGGCGACGCGCGCCGCCGCCGAGCATCCCGAGACCGCCGCGCTGATGGGCGTCCGGCTGGGTCGGGTGTCGACGTCGGCCTGGGCGGTGGCCGGCGCACTGGCCGCGGTGGCCGCCCTGTTCCTGGCGGTCTTCCCGACCCCCGGCCTGGAGCGCGGCACCGCCACGGCGGCCCTGAAGGCCTTCCCCGCCGCGATCCTGGGCGGCCTGGACTCCACCACCGGCGCCCTGGTGGGCGGTCTGGTGGTGGGCGTCACGCAGTCCCTGGCCACCGGCTACCAGAGCGACCTGACGTTCCTGGGGCGCGGCATCGGCGACCTGGCGCCCTACCTGGTGATGCTCCTGGTCCTGCTGGTGCGCCCGGCGGGCCTGTTCGGAACGAGGGAGCTGTCCCGTGTCTGA